TGCTGGTGGGCGGGTACGCCGTGGGAGCGCACGGCTTCCCCCGGTACACAGGCGATCTTGACATCTTCTACCGACTGGGCGAGGAAAACTCGACGCGGCTGGCGGCGGCCCTGACGGAGTTCGCTCTCCCCGTCGGGGCGTCCGAGTTGAACAGACCGAACGTCCTGATTCGCATGGGCGTGAAACCTATGATGCTGGAGCTGATGAACGAGATTAGCGGCGTGACCTTCGAGCAGGCGTGGCAAAACCGGGTCACGTGGCGGCTGGAGGGGTTGGACGTGCCGCTGATTTCCCTGGCCGACCTGCGGACGAACAAGCGAGCAGCGGGGCGGCATAAGGACCTTGCAGACCTGGAGGAATTGCCGGAAGTCTAGCCCCAGCGCGGGCCGCAGCGACAGGTGGTGGGTCTGGGCGGGGTGGGGTGGGGGAAGCAGAGGTAAGGAGGACAGGCCACAGTAGGCACGTCCTCCTCCTGTTTATTCCTCGTCCCACCACCGTTGTCGCGGCTTGTCGCGGTACTTCTCGGCACGGCAGAGGCCACAGCTACAGACCGTGTTGTTCTTGCTGGCCTGACCGGGCACCCTGTACCACCAGGCCCAGACGGGTTTGGGACGCCATTCACCCGCGTAGGCGTAGCGGAGCCTGCGGCGGATGTAGCGCCCGCGCTGATGACGGAGCACCGCTCTCGAATGCCGTTTTTGCTTGATGAATTCACCCCATGCGTCGCGGGTGAAGTTGGGCTGGGCAGACCCCGGACCTGCTAGGCGGGGCGTTTCAGGCTGCCAGCCCGCGACGCATGGAGCACGGAACGGGAGACGGAGTGGGCATAGGAAGAGGATACGCCGCTCTGACTGCCACACCTGGCCGGGCATGGCCTGTTCGGCGACGGCTCGCAGCTTCAGGTCGAAGGTCATGAGTTGCACGCCCAGCGGGGAGACGGCCTGGGCGGCGGCAAAGTGAACGGCGTCGAAGGCTCGGAGGCCACAGCCTCGTTCCGGCTGGCAAGGGCGTGAGTCGTTCAGGGAGGCAACGAGCGCGGCGGGGAGGGGCACCGTCATTCGCCTGGCCTAGTCACCCGTCATGCCTTGCATATAGCGGCGGCGCATGGGGCGAGGGCGGACAGCTTGAGCCATCCGCCCCCACATCGGATTGGGTTCAGCTGCCCGAGGTGCTCGTGTTGGCCGCCGCTGGCCCGCCTACCCGCGAGAACAGAACGACCGTTAGGCCCCTCGTCTCGTAGGCGCGCACCACAATACGCTCACCGCCCCGCTCGAAGGCCAGCACCGGACCCTCTGGGTAGCCGGGGCCAAGGGTGGTCGTTCCTGTCTCCCCCGTGGTTCCAGTGGTGCCCGTCGTTCCGGCTGTACCCGTGGTCCCGGTTGCAGCGGTGCCCGTGTCGGTGGTGCCGGTCGTGTCTGTAGCGGCGGTTCCGGTGTCTGTTGTGCCTGTGGTTCCCGTCGTGGTGCCGGTTGTCCCGGACGTGTCGGCCGTTCCAGTCGTGCCCGCCGTGCCAGTTCCGGTGGTCGTCGTATCCGTCGTGCCGGTCGTTCCCGTCGTACTCGTGTCGGTCGTGCCCGTGGTTCCGCCCGTTCCCGTCGTGGTGCCGGTCGTTCCAGTACCAGCGGCGCT
The genomic region above belongs to Deinococcus aerius and contains:
- a CDS encoding nucleotidyltransferase, with translation MPPDFSEFLRLLSAHGVEYLLVGGYAVGAHGFPRYTGDLDIFYRLGEENSTRLAAALTEFALPVGASELNRPNVLIRMGVKPMMLELMNEISGVTFEQAWQNRVTWRLEGLDVPLISLADLRTNKRAAGRHKDLADLEELPEV